In a single window of the Candidatus Bathyanammoxibius amoris genome:
- the ftsY gene encoding signal recognition particle-docking protein FtsY, whose product MVFDYLKEVTGLGEDKKKAGRRPGSDPDDDGDKNIKEKETAATTAKETEAVSEEKKAATETPEQTAPDAPEEKEGGKKAKPSPKSAAAYWLSLDTWVDVEGLKNGLKKTRTRLESNLHGLLSSQQEINDEVLEELEAALIEADMGVRFVTKLVADIRNAWELREFTDTAGMKEFLKKRLKERFRDARRDLHAAAEPPTVIMVAGVNGSGKTTSIAKLANMFIKDGKKVLLAAGDTFRAAATEQLEIWSDRIGAQIVKHGEGADPAAVAYDSVEAAIARDIDVVIVDTAGRLHTKQNLMQELSKIKRVISKRIEGAPHEVLLVLDATTGQNAISQAKLFGKTIDITGLFLAKLDGTAKGGIVIAMQDEIKIPVMFLGLGEGADDIQKFDPDSFINALFD is encoded by the coding sequence ATGGTATTTGATTATTTAAAAGAAGTTACGGGCCTCGGAGAGGATAAAAAAAAGGCCGGGAGACGACCCGGCTCCGACCCGGACGACGACGGCGACAAAAACATCAAAGAAAAAGAGACTGCCGCAACAACTGCGAAGGAAACGGAAGCAGTGTCTGAAGAGAAAAAGGCTGCCACCGAGACCCCGGAGCAGACGGCGCCAGACGCCCCGGAGGAGAAAGAAGGGGGCAAAAAGGCCAAACCATCACCCAAATCAGCCGCCGCATACTGGCTTTCCCTGGACACGTGGGTTGACGTTGAAGGACTCAAGAACGGTCTCAAAAAGACCCGCACCCGTCTCGAAAGCAATCTGCACGGCCTGCTTTCTTCACAGCAAGAGATAAATGACGAGGTGCTGGAAGAGTTGGAGGCGGCCCTCATAGAAGCGGACATGGGCGTCAGGTTCGTGACAAAGCTTGTCGCAGACATACGAAACGCCTGGGAGCTAAGAGAGTTTACGGATACCGCCGGGATGAAGGAGTTCCTCAAAAAAAGGCTTAAAGAACGCTTCAGGGACGCACGGCGCGACCTGCATGCGGCCGCCGAACCGCCCACGGTCATCATGGTCGCCGGAGTAAACGGCAGCGGCAAGACGACGTCAATCGCCAAGCTGGCCAACATGTTTATTAAGGACGGCAAGAAGGTGCTGCTTGCCGCTGGAGACACCTTCAGGGCAGCCGCCACAGAGCAACTGGAGATATGGTCCGACCGAATCGGCGCGCAGATAGTAAAACACGGTGAGGGGGCGGACCCAGCAGCCGTGGCCTACGACAGCGTTGAGGCGGCCATCGCAAGGGACATCGACGTAGTAATAGTAGATACCGCCGGAAGGCTTCATACAAAACAGAACCTCATGCAGGAACTCAGCAAGATAAAGAGGGTCATCTCAAAGAGAATAGAAGGCGCGCCGCACGAAGTATTGCTGGTCTTAGACGCAACGACGGGCCAGAACGCCATCTCACAGGCGAAACTTTTTGGAAAAACCATCGACATCACGGGCCTCTTTCTCGCGAAACTCGACGGCACCGCCAAGGGCGGCATAGTTATCGCAATGCAGGACGAGATAAAGATACCCGTAATGTTCCTGGGCCTGGGAGAAGGGGCCGATGACATACAGAAGTTCGACCCGGACAGTTTTATAAACGCACTTTTTGACTGA
- a CDS encoding insulinase family protein, whose translation MIIYHRLFIILIISFLPLATSRCVQAGEDLPSIKYQKATLDNGLRIIMVEHHELPVVAIELLVKAGSANDPQERPGLANLTAQLLREGTRSKSSLEISEEIDFIGATLDVDCDYDSTSIGSTALVRHFRTMLDMLSEVARYPSFKPQEIEFQRDKAVTSIQRERDNKRNIADRHFGEMLYGTHPYNHPPVGTTEGLKAVTGEEITRFHKRYYQPGNSILTVVGDIDPAGTLTAIEETFGDWEDAGKVEEATPPPIPGITGHRIRMVDKPDLTQTEIRIGHLGIRRADPDYFPLLLLNSILGRGPTSRLYTQIRAERGLSYGVSSRFDARMLQGPFYIRTYSKNETALEAMWLVLDELRKLKSGGVTAEELDAAKSYYIGHFPLGLETPTQIASKIIDQEFYGLPENYLEEYLDNVSAVSRQDVNRAARRFLDPDNLIIVLVSRAEDTLKDALTLGKVELKGL comes from the coding sequence GTGATCATATACCACCGCCTGTTCATAATACTTATAATTTCTTTCCTGCCTCTCGCTACAAGCAGGTGTGTGCAGGCGGGCGAGGACCTGCCGTCCATAAAGTACCAGAAAGCCACGCTGGATAACGGCCTCAGAATAATCATGGTAGAACACCACGAGCTGCCCGTCGTGGCGATAGAATTACTGGTGAAGGCCGGCTCCGCAAATGACCCGCAGGAGAGGCCCGGACTCGCCAACCTGACGGCACAACTACTGCGTGAGGGAACGCGCTCAAAAAGTTCTCTTGAGATATCAGAGGAGATAGATTTCATCGGTGCCACCCTTGACGTGGACTGCGACTATGACTCCACTTCCATCGGCTCTACGGCCCTCGTCAGACATTTCAGGACCATGCTCGACATGCTCTCCGAGGTAGCAAGATACCCGTCGTTTAAACCGCAGGAAATAGAATTTCAGCGTGACAAGGCCGTAACGTCCATACAAAGGGAGAGAGACAACAAACGAAACATCGCCGACAGGCATTTTGGCGAGATGCTTTACGGCACACACCCGTATAACCACCCGCCTGTCGGCACGACAGAGGGCCTCAAGGCCGTCACCGGAGAAGAAATCACACGGTTTCACAAACGCTACTATCAGCCGGGCAACTCTATCCTAACGGTGGTCGGCGACATAGACCCCGCAGGCACACTCACCGCTATAGAAGAAACCTTCGGCGACTGGGAGGATGCAGGAAAAGTAGAAGAGGCCACACCACCCCCCATACCCGGAATTACAGGCCACAGGATACGCATGGTGGACAAGCCCGACCTCACACAGACAGAGATACGCATCGGCCATCTGGGCATCAGGCGCGCAGACCCCGATTACTTCCCCCTCCTGCTACTGAACAGCATCCTCGGCAGGGGGCCTACCTCCAGACTCTACACACAGATAAGGGCGGAGAGGGGCCTGAGCTACGGTGTCTCGAGCCGCTTTGACGCAAGGATGCTGCAGGGGCCTTTTTACATACGGACATACAGTAAGAACGAGACCGCCCTTGAGGCCATGTGGCTGGTGCTAGACGAGTTGAGAAAGCTCAAGTCCGGCGGCGTGACCGCAGAGGAACTGGATGCCGCCAAGTCTTATTACATAGGTCATTTCCCCCTGGGACTTGAGACGCCCACCCAGATAGCATCAAAGATTATAGACCAGGAGTTTTACGGCCTGCCGGAAAATTATCTTGAGGAATATCTGGACAATGTCAGCGCCGTATCAAGGCAAGACGTCAACCGTGCGGCCAGGCGGTTCCTCGACCCGGACAATCTGATAATCGTCCTGGTGAGCAGGGCGGAAGACACCCTGAAAGACGCCCTGACGCTGGGCAAGGTGGAGCTGAAGGGGTTGTAG
- a CDS encoding insulinase family protein: protein MQSPSAAPIEIDLKEHRLENGLTLLMHEDHSAPIISFQVWCHVGSINERPGITGISHLFEHMMFKGSKNVEPEEHSRIVRANGGTDNAFTTEDATAYFENLPSSKLALAAELEADRMAHLRLTAGTLASEREVVKEERRLRIDNSLYGTMGEAIFSTAFTVHPYRWPVNGWMPDLDAITLEDCKEYYRTHYAPNNMTIIILGDIDPQDVISTVEKYFGHLQPAERPDTVIPREPPQKEERHRDLHVDTQSPWLAVAYHIPEATHDDIPVLELIGSILTDGHSSRLYRKVVYEDKAALYISASVEAYKDPGLFIVTARGIKQGHSPDEVASVIYGNLERLQTETVTEHELEKARNQIETGLIFSLQTNFVRGLQMGFSLAKTGDPLGFIKDLEKYRGATADDIQRVAVKYFAPGNRTVVRLLPKEKQQKKE, encoded by the coding sequence TTGCAAAGCCCGTCCGCCGCGCCGATTGAGATAGACCTGAAGGAACACCGGCTCGAAAACGGCCTCACCCTCCTTATGCACGAGGACCACTCAGCCCCCATTATAAGTTTTCAGGTCTGGTGCCACGTTGGCTCGATAAACGAGAGGCCGGGGATAACGGGCATCTCCCACCTGTTTGAACACATGATGTTCAAGGGCTCAAAGAACGTGGAACCGGAGGAACACAGCCGCATCGTACGCGCGAACGGCGGCACAGACAACGCCTTTACCACCGAGGACGCCACCGCATACTTCGAGAACCTGCCCAGCTCTAAACTCGCACTGGCCGCAGAACTGGAGGCTGACAGGATGGCACACCTCAGGCTTACCGCCGGTACACTGGCCTCCGAAAGAGAGGTGGTAAAAGAGGAAAGAAGGCTGCGCATAGACAATTCGCTCTACGGAACCATGGGCGAGGCCATCTTTTCCACCGCCTTCACCGTACACCCGTACCGCTGGCCCGTGAACGGCTGGATGCCCGACCTTGACGCCATAACCCTCGAGGATTGCAAGGAATATTACCGCACCCACTACGCCCCGAACAACATGACTATTATAATACTGGGCGACATAGACCCGCAGGACGTCATCTCCACGGTGGAGAAATATTTTGGACACCTGCAGCCCGCGGAGCGGCCCGATACGGTAATACCCCGGGAACCTCCGCAGAAGGAGGAAAGACACAGGGACCTGCACGTTGATACGCAGTCGCCCTGGCTGGCCGTCGCCTATCACATCCCCGAGGCCACCCACGACGACATACCCGTACTGGAACTGATAGGGAGTATACTTACGGACGGACACAGTTCCAGACTCTACAGGAAGGTCGTTTACGAGGACAAGGCGGCGCTTTATATCTCTGCCTCGGTCGAGGCCTATAAAGACCCGGGACTGTTCATCGTCACGGCCCGGGGCATAAAACAGGGCCATTCGCCGGACGAAGTGGCCTCGGTAATCTACGGCAACCTGGAACGACTCCAGACTGAAACGGTGACAGAACACGAACTCGAAAAGGCAAGAAACCAGATCGAGACGGGACTGATTTTCAGCCTCCAGACCAACTTCGTCAGGGGCCTGCAGATGGGTTTCAGCCTGGCGAAGACAGGTGACCCGCTGGGGTTCATAAAGGACCTGGAGAAATACCGCGGCGCAACGGCAGACGACATACAGAGAGTAGCGGTGAAATATTTCGCCCCCGGGAACAGGACCGTAGTAAGGCTCCTGCCCAAGGAAAAACAACAGAAGAAAGAATAA
- the ribH gene encoding 6,7-dimethyl-8-ribityllumazine synthase — MGETFEGGLIGTGKSFCLVVSRFNEFITRKLLEGAHDCLLRHGVREKDIDVCWVPGAFEIPSTALRLARSKRYNAVVCLGAVLRGQTPHFEYVSAEVSKGVAQVGFDTGVPTILGVVTAETLEHAIDRAGTRSGNRGAEAAKDAIEMANLVERLGSKRKK, encoded by the coding sequence ATGGGCGAGACATTCGAAGGGGGCCTTATCGGCACCGGAAAGAGCTTTTGTCTGGTTGTAAGCCGGTTTAATGAATTTATAACCCGAAAACTGCTGGAGGGCGCGCATGACTGCCTTCTCAGGCATGGCGTAAGGGAAAAGGACATTGACGTCTGCTGGGTCCCGGGCGCCTTTGAGATACCGTCAACGGCCTTAAGGCTTGCCCGGAGTAAGCGGTATAACGCCGTTGTCTGTCTTGGCGCCGTACTTCGCGGTCAGACGCCGCACTTTGAATATGTTTCCGCCGAGGTATCAAAGGGTGTAGCCCAGGTGGGGTTTGATACCGGCGTTCCCACCATCCTCGGTGTGGTCACCGCAGAGACCCTGGAACATGCCATTGACCGCGCGGGCACCCGCAGCGGCAACCGGGGCGCGGAGGCAGCGAAGGACGCCATAGAGATGGCAAACCTGGTTGAACGCCTGGGCTCAAAAAGGAAGAAGTAG
- the nusB gene encoding transcription antitermination factor NusB, whose amino-acid sequence MRKRTRARELALQALYQIDIRGQDVLDEAVSSCISRAEDDEVAGFAAELVKGCRDRISDIDKEVSSVVENWELPRMAVVDRCILRLAVYELLFRDDIPPKVSVNEAIDLAKKYSTENSGTFVNGILDKVYANHYAKSQKYGKMGPKVSLVADYGEADLHVHTICSDGTFSPEEVVEEAVRVGLKTMAITDHDTIDAVRPAQREGLKRNVHIIPGVEVSGYVQPYEIHILGLFIDIDNSNLTEKFVQIIEERVTRISAIVEKLSRVGVNIDKEEVFNLAGNSPPGRMHMAELLVKHGYCKNLAECFARYIGDDGPAYVPKKILTPRQAIELIDEAGGVSVYAHPGLSGKDDIIPLLVDSGLQAIEVYYPSHTPEIVEKYLGITKKYNLIPVGGSDFHGLRKPSVPLGKITVSNETVLALRERCKQPRDVLTAT is encoded by the coding sequence ATGAGAAAGAGAACGCGGGCCAGGGAGCTGGCGTTACAGGCCCTTTACCAGATAGACATACGCGGGCAGGACGTTTTAGACGAAGCCGTTTCTTCTTGCATCTCCAGGGCCGAGGACGATGAGGTTGCCGGGTTTGCCGCTGAACTGGTGAAAGGCTGCCGGGACCGTATAAGTGACATAGATAAAGAGGTCTCCTCTGTCGTGGAGAACTGGGAACTCCCCCGCATGGCCGTCGTTGACCGCTGCATCCTGCGCCTGGCAGTCTATGAACTCCTCTTCAGAGACGACATCCCCCCCAAGGTATCCGTCAACGAGGCAATAGACCTCGCCAAAAAATACAGCACCGAGAACTCCGGCACGTTTGTAAACGGCATACTGGACAAGGTCTACGCGAACCACTATGCCAAGAGCCAAAAGTATGGCAAAATGGGGCCAAAAGTGTCTCTCGTCGCGGACTACGGTGAGGCGGACCTGCACGTCCATACCATATGTTCTGACGGCACGTTTTCCCCCGAGGAAGTGGTTGAGGAAGCGGTACGCGTAGGTCTTAAGACAATGGCTATAACCGACCACGACACCATAGACGCTGTGCGGCCCGCCCAGAGAGAGGGCCTCAAGAGGAACGTCCACATAATACCCGGCGTCGAGGTGTCAGGGTATGTCCAGCCATATGAGATACACATACTCGGCCTGTTTATCGACATAGACAACAGCAACCTGACAGAGAAATTCGTTCAAATAATTGAGGAAAGGGTCACAAGGATATCGGCCATCGTAGAGAAATTAAGCCGCGTTGGCGTAAACATCGATAAGGAAGAAGTCTTCAATCTGGCCGGCAACAGTCCACCCGGAAGGATGCACATGGCGGAGCTGCTCGTGAAACACGGGTATTGCAAAAATCTTGCGGAGTGTTTTGCCAGGTATATTGGAGATGACGGTCCCGCGTATGTACCAAAAAAGATCCTTACGCCACGGCAGGCGATAGAACTCATCGATGAGGCGGGAGGGGTATCTGTTTATGCCCATCCGGGTCTTTCAGGGAAAGATGACATCATACCGCTTCTCGTGGATAGCGGCCTGCAGGCAATTGAGGTATATTACCCGTCGCACACGCCGGAGATAGTAGAAAAATATCTTGGCATCACAAAGAAGTACAATCTGATACCTGTTGGCGGTTCTGACTTCCATGGACTGAGGAAGCCCAGCGTACCTTTAGGAAAAATAACGGTCTCCAATGAAACGGTACTGGCCCTCAGAGAACGGTGCAAGCAGCCGAGAGACGTTTTGACCGCTACGTGA
- a CDS encoding DUF362 domain-containing protein gives MSKDISRRTFLKTVIGTGAGLYGLSYLRTSRKRQKTLKKFKESGLAKDTVVVHAANNTGGKDEAETVREMTTRALAALGGMEKLVSRGDRVVIKPNISWNRAPEFAANTNPHLVAALAGLCLDAGASRVRVMDHPCSSNPKPSYKISRIEEAARRAGAEAAYVDKSRFRELLIPGGKVLKSWAFNDAFVLEEEVDVLINVPIAKHHSTSRLTMALKNVFGMVGWDRGRLHKDIHPKIADLNRVVKVDLTVLDAYRVLKRHGPTGGRLDDVDNSVEGARRIVVSTDPVAVDSYGATLFGFSGKDIRFIREAHEAGIGEIDYKRRGFEEIII, from the coding sequence ATGAGCAAAGACATCTCTCGAAGAACATTTCTTAAAACAGTCATCGGGACCGGAGCCGGTCTCTATGGCCTATCCTACCTGCGGACATCCCGCAAGAGGCAGAAGACCCTCAAGAAATTCAAGGAGAGTGGGCTGGCAAAAGACACGGTCGTAGTCCACGCCGCAAATAATACAGGCGGTAAGGATGAGGCGGAGACCGTCCGTGAGATGACCACCAGGGCCCTGGCGGCCCTGGGAGGTATGGAAAAGCTGGTGTCCAGGGGTGACCGCGTGGTAATCAAGCCCAACATTTCCTGGAACAGGGCGCCTGAGTTCGCCGCAAACACCAACCCCCATCTGGTAGCGGCGCTGGCGGGCCTGTGCCTGGATGCCGGCGCCTCAAGGGTCAGGGTGATGGACCACCCCTGCTCCAGCAACCCCAAACCCTCATACAAGATCAGCCGTATCGAGGAGGCGGCAAGGCGCGCGGGAGCGGAGGCGGCCTACGTGGACAAATCCCGCTTCCGGGAACTCCTCATCCCCGGCGGCAAGGTCCTGAAGTCATGGGCATTCAATGACGCCTTCGTGCTCGAGGAGGAGGTGGACGTCCTGATAAACGTCCCCATAGCGAAACACCACAGCACGTCACGCCTTACCATGGCCCTCAAAAACGTCTTCGGAATGGTGGGATGGGACCGGGGCAGGCTTCACAAGGACATACACCCCAAGATAGCAGACCTCAACAGGGTGGTGAAGGTAGACCTGACCGTGCTGGACGCCTACAGGGTGCTCAAGCGCCACGGCCCTACCGGCGGGAGACTCGATGACGTGGACAACTCCGTCGAGGGTGCAAGAAGGATAGTGGTAAGCACCGACCCCGTGGCCGTGGACTCATACGGCGCGACGCTATTCGGGTTCAGTGGCAAAGACATACGCTTTATCAGAGAAGCGCACGAGGCCGGCATCGGCGAGATAGACTACAAACGCCGGGGCTTTGAAGAAATTATCATATAA